A section of the Gimesia chilikensis genome encodes:
- a CDS encoding arylsulfatase, translating to MQTLARLLLITAALCFLSSAPVRSFAAAPEKPNIIFIMADDLGYGDLGCYGQKKIQTPRIDQMAADGMKFTQMYAGSTVCAPSRCVLMTGRHMGHTRVRGNTWVKENQSLKDKDFTVAELLKKAGYTTALTGKWGIGEEGTEGVPNKQGFDYFYGYLNQHNAHNYYPEFLWKNDKKVALRNVVDPSTISKGPTGKDRLGGVATKKVDYSHDLILEEALGFIDRSAQNPFFLYVALTIPHANNEAGRKVGDGQEVPDYGIYNEKDWTKQNKGQAAMITRMDTGVGQILDRLKALNIDQNTLVIFTSDNGHHREGGNDPEFFDANGPLRGMKRDLYEGGVRVPFIAYWPGTTPAGSVSDHIGYFGDLMATAADLADVPCPEGLDSVSIAPTLEGKPDQQKEHDFLYWEFYERGGKQAVRWGEWKAVRMPIFKGKTQLFNLEEDLGEGTDLAAKHPDLVKKLEAMMDSAHSSDPLWKPSGKPARKQPAPGDGKQRF from the coding sequence ATGCAAACACTCGCTCGCCTGTTACTCATCACTGCTGCACTCTGCTTTCTGAGTTCCGCGCCGGTCCGTTCTTTCGCGGCCGCCCCTGAAAAGCCAAACATCATCTTTATTATGGCCGACGATCTGGGCTACGGCGATCTGGGCTGCTACGGACAGAAGAAGATCCAGACACCCCGCATCGACCAGATGGCAGCTGACGGCATGAAGTTCACCCAAATGTATGCCGGCAGTACCGTGTGTGCCCCTTCGCGTTGTGTTCTGATGACCGGTCGGCACATGGGACACACCCGTGTGCGCGGCAATACCTGGGTTAAGGAAAACCAGTCGCTGAAGGACAAGGACTTCACAGTCGCCGAACTGCTGAAAAAAGCAGGTTACACGACGGCACTGACCGGGAAATGGGGCATCGGTGAGGAAGGCACAGAGGGAGTTCCCAACAAACAGGGCTTTGACTATTTCTATGGCTACCTGAACCAGCACAACGCCCACAACTACTATCCCGAGTTCCTCTGGAAGAATGACAAGAAAGTCGCCCTGCGAAATGTCGTTGATCCGAGCACCATTTCCAAAGGCCCAACCGGCAAAGACCGACTGGGCGGCGTGGCGACGAAAAAAGTGGACTATTCCCACGACCTGATCCTGGAGGAAGCCCTGGGATTCATCGACCGCAGCGCACAAAACCCCTTCTTTCTCTACGTCGCACTCACAATTCCCCATGCCAACAACGAAGCAGGCAGAAAAGTCGGCGACGGACAGGAAGTCCCCGACTATGGCATCTATAACGAGAAAGACTGGACCAAACAGAATAAAGGTCAGGCAGCCATGATCACCCGCATGGACACGGGTGTGGGTCAGATCCTGGATCGCCTGAAGGCATTGAATATCGACCAGAATACGCTGGTCATCTTCACCTCTGATAACGGTCACCACCGTGAGGGGGGCAATGACCCGGAATTCTTCGATGCCAACGGACCGCTCCGCGGCATGAAACGCGATCTGTATGAGGGGGGAGTTCGGGTGCCCTTCATCGCTTACTGGCCCGGTACGACACCCGCAGGCAGCGTTTCAGACCACATCGGCTACTTCGGCGACCTGATGGCCACCGCGGCCGACCTGGCCGACGTCCCCTGCCCTGAGGGCCTGGACAGCGTGAGTATTGCCCCCACCCTGGAAGGCAAACCTGACCAGCAGAAAGAACACGATTTCCTGTACTGGGAATTCTACGAACGGGGTGGTAAGCAGGCAGTCCGGTGGGGCGAATGGAAAGCCGTTCGCATGCCCATCTTCAAAGGCAAAACCCAACTGTTCAACCTTGAGGAAGACCTGGGTGAAGGCACTGATCTGGCAGCAAAACATCCGGATCTCGTCAAGAAGCTGGAAGCCATGATGGACTCCGCTCACAGCTCTGATCCACTTTGGAAACCGAGTGGCAAACCAGCCAGGAAGCAACCAGCCCCCGGCGACGGTAAGCAGCGGTTCTAA
- a CDS encoding sterol desaturase family protein, whose translation MLADLSASELLSLFYFSTPVVLLALLWSWESWAAFKPFRGESRYRHAFYNLSLAVLNSLLLGLLFGSIVEATSAWTMQHQWGLLHQVPLSPFWQTLCAILLLDAWMFCWHWMNHRIPVLWRFHRMHHSDPAMDVSTATRFHWGELGISTLLRLLLIPLLGLQSWQLVLYGILVFLSTQLHHANISLGRADRFYRWLFVSPDMHKIHHSRLPQETNSNYSTIFSLWDRLARTYRMRLDLKTIDFGLPHFDQPQWQTLLGMWKTPFSRPPVLPGEQGPEAETID comes from the coding sequence ATGCTTGCCGACCTCTCAGCGTCCGAACTACTCTCACTCTTCTATTTCAGCACCCCGGTTGTGTTGCTGGCATTGCTCTGGAGCTGGGAAAGCTGGGCTGCCTTCAAACCATTCCGGGGAGAAAGCCGTTATCGGCACGCCTTTTACAACCTCTCTCTGGCAGTATTGAATTCTCTGCTACTCGGGCTGCTGTTTGGCTCGATCGTAGAGGCAACCTCGGCCTGGACGATGCAGCATCAATGGGGGCTGCTCCACCAGGTGCCGCTCTCTCCCTTCTGGCAGACTTTGTGCGCGATTCTGCTCCTGGATGCCTGGATGTTCTGCTGGCACTGGATGAATCACCGCATCCCGGTTCTCTGGCGGTTTCATCGCATGCACCACAGCGATCCTGCTATGGACGTCTCCACTGCCACCCGCTTCCACTGGGGTGAACTGGGAATTTCCACTCTCCTGCGTCTGCTATTAATTCCGCTGCTGGGTCTGCAGTCCTGGCAACTCGTCCTGTATGGCATTCTGGTTTTCCTCTCCACGCAACTGCACCATGCGAACATTTCGCTGGGACGGGCAGACCGTTTCTACCGCTGGCTGTTTGTCTCTCCGGACATGCATAAAATTCACCACTCGCGGCTGCCGCAGGAAACAAACTCGAATTATTCCACCATCTTCTCCCTCTGGGATCGACTGGCCCGCACGTACCGTATGCGCCTGGACCTGAAGACCATCGACTTCGGTTTACCCCACTTTGATCAGCCCCAGTGGCAGACTCTGCTCGGCATGTGGAAGACACCTTTCAGCAGGCCGCCGGTCCTTCCGGGCGAGCAGGGTCCAGAGGCGGAAACAATTGACTAA
- a CDS encoding TadE/TadG family type IV pilus assembly protein yields the protein MKRSGSPTTRMSLQTKVKATSRLKNRRASVLLEFILAFPIIMILSLAIIEFGFYALLQQTITVATIEGTRKAAQVGATTDAVGEIIQEFVAINSLTLDVAQQPAASGAGDVLVSIDDGSGALTETIGNSDITCFPVGPAPTISEIKVTVCVNLTDANGKFPLPDLLSTFGFSLSGKRLEISAMTSLE from the coding sequence ATGAAACGCAGCGGGTCACCAACCACCAGAATGAGTCTGCAGACAAAGGTTAAGGCTACTTCTCGCCTGAAAAACCGCAGGGCATCCGTCTTACTGGAATTCATTCTCGCCTTTCCGATCATCATGATACTCTCTCTGGCGATCATCGAGTTTGGCTTTTATGCCCTGTTGCAACAGACGATTACCGTTGCCACTATCGAAGGTACCCGGAAAGCGGCTCAGGTAGGAGCAACAACCGATGCGGTCGGTGAAATCATTCAAGAATTCGTTGCCATCAACTCCTTGACCTTGGATGTTGCCCAGCAGCCGGCTGCTTCAGGAGCTGGTGATGTACTCGTCTCCATTGATGACGGCAGTGGAGCATTGACCGAAACCATTGGCAATTCAGACATTACCTGTTTTCCGGTCGGCCCGGCACCGACAATATCCGAAATTAAAGTAACCGTCTGTGTCAATTTAACCGATGCAAATGGCAAATTCCCTCTGCCCGACCTTTTGTCTACCTTTGGCTTTTCGCTTTCGGGAAAACGGCTTGAAATCAGCGCAATGACCAGCTTAGAGTAA
- a CDS encoding TadE/TadG family type IV pilus assembly protein has protein sequence MQRINSIQRPHQNRRGIAILWLILWGSLFLTGFCVVLEFATLWQARIELKNSLDAAALAAVQNWGSSGSGETEISRNVGVAYFAANPIVGTSFTLGTNYDAAADPITNPNQNLTCDGNFIFGAITTPTAPYTFDAGESASTAEGTVFMEIVKPTAGNAVNPRNIGIFFDDSNSNPNLCIRQVKFTIPVMGNSLSQQPYFDANTLPTLSIDPVPSDSLNRFNTDPTNPADPPNTNDFRGLDVDPAATVPSNNWYCDLTAPPFTLMGTNTNPNGDICIEMEDQVTFQATNNRYRTIIINFEDGAFTSTDDPNTTDFFRFGPSINQLNSPALQPPGSQNDGEAWNLAPVGVEVTFYNTSTMTTSTATTTFVDDGDPNNFRSIATLTFSGGIPAVRAQATVAVPTFCSSLFGVNFFNISARSTAFYDTSTGQAALIHIENYICP, from the coding sequence ATGCAACGAATCAATTCAATTCAACGACCACATCAGAATCGAAGGGGGATCGCCATACTCTGGCTGATTCTCTGGGGATCGCTGTTTCTGACAGGTTTCTGTGTTGTCCTTGAATTTGCGACATTGTGGCAGGCGCGGATTGAGCTGAAAAACTCACTCGATGCCGCGGCGCTGGCTGCTGTTCAGAACTGGGGGAGCAGCGGCAGCGGCGAAACTGAAATTTCACGTAATGTCGGTGTTGCTTACTTCGCCGCCAATCCGATTGTGGGAACCTCTTTTACCCTGGGTACTAACTACGATGCGGCTGCTGATCCCATCACCAATCCCAATCAGAATCTCACCTGTGATGGCAATTTTATCTTTGGTGCCATCACGACTCCGACAGCTCCTTATACTTTTGATGCGGGAGAGAGTGCTTCCACAGCGGAGGGAACGGTTTTCATGGAGATTGTTAAGCCGACAGCCGGTAATGCCGTGAATCCTCGAAACATTGGCATCTTTTTCGACGACAGTAATTCCAATCCGAATCTCTGTATCCGTCAGGTGAAATTTACAATCCCGGTAATGGGCAACAGCCTTTCACAGCAGCCTTACTTTGACGCCAATACCCTGCCGACCTTGTCAATAGATCCCGTTCCCAGTGATTCACTGAACCGGTTTAACACGGACCCCACAAATCCAGCTGACCCGCCGAATACAAACGACTTTCGCGGACTGGATGTCGATCCGGCTGCCACAGTGCCTAGTAACAACTGGTATTGTGATTTAACAGCGCCACCATTTACTTTAATGGGGACCAATACAAATCCCAATGGGGATATCTGTATTGAAATGGAAGATCAAGTTACGTTTCAAGCGACAAACAATCGATATCGTACCATTATCATCAATTTCGAAGATGGTGCGTTTACCAGTACAGACGATCCTAATACAACTGACTTCTTCCGCTTTGGTCCATCCATCAACCAGTTAAATTCCCCAGCACTACAACCACCTGGCTCACAAAATGACGGCGAAGCCTGGAATCTGGCCCCGGTGGGAGTTGAAGTGACTTTCTATAACACTTCAACAATGACAACCTCCACGGCAACAACAACTTTTGTTGATGATGGTGATCCAAATAATTTTCGATCCATCGCCACATTGACATTTTCGGGGGGAATCCCCGCTGTGAGGGCTCAGGCAACAGTCGCTGTGCCCACATTTTGCAGCTCGCTGTTCGGCGTGAATTTTTTCAATATCTCCGCACGTTCCACTGCTTTTTATGACACTTCAACAGGTCAAGCTGCTCTGATTCATATCGAGAATTATATCTGCCCCTGA
- a CDS encoding ArnT family glycosyltransferase, translated as MIEGDADGYWRLAQTIVHGEEYSIYTPPRRVLRMPGFPLVLAGAMSVAGEDHFRVRLFLALTGVAACYLVYLLGKELTNETTGLIAAGLTAVSPVMAGFSVLFLSETVFAVTMLFSLWVLVKLGNVNWGDHDRLQGCLWSALAGVSLAAAFYVRPGWLLTLPIIVALMIWRAKGQRARALERAAILILGFTVMLVPWVYRNYQVTGHFVLTSLWSGPSLYDGLNPQATGDSDMTFFDRDRVMLKMSEYEMNRYYTQQAVEYARQHPGHVIQLMGAKLLRYWKPWPNASQFRSWWMMAAVSAVFLPVLLLAVYGIWISRQQGLLLLITLGPILYFSLIHMVFVSSLRYRLPAEYSLYILSAIGVTALVGDRFNKGKIKS; from the coding sequence GTGATCGAAGGGGATGCAGACGGTTACTGGAGACTGGCGCAAACGATCGTGCATGGTGAGGAGTATTCGATTTATACCCCTCCGAGACGTGTACTGCGGATGCCCGGATTTCCACTGGTTCTGGCCGGTGCGATGTCTGTCGCAGGCGAAGATCATTTTCGCGTGCGGCTGTTCCTGGCGCTGACCGGTGTGGCTGCCTGTTATCTCGTTTATTTACTGGGAAAAGAACTCACCAATGAAACAACAGGGCTCATCGCCGCCGGGTTGACAGCAGTCTCTCCGGTCATGGCCGGGTTCAGTGTTTTGTTTTTAAGCGAAACGGTCTTCGCGGTTACGATGCTGTTTTCGCTGTGGGTACTGGTCAAATTAGGAAACGTGAACTGGGGAGACCATGATCGTTTGCAGGGTTGTCTCTGGTCTGCACTGGCGGGAGTTTCCCTGGCAGCGGCTTTTTATGTCCGACCGGGCTGGCTGTTAACTCTGCCGATCATCGTCGCCCTGATGATCTGGAGAGCAAAAGGGCAACGGGCCCGTGCCCTGGAACGGGCCGCCATATTGATACTGGGCTTTACTGTGATGCTGGTGCCCTGGGTGTACCGTAACTATCAGGTCACGGGACACTTTGTGCTGACGTCACTCTGGTCGGGACCCAGCCTGTACGACGGTTTAAATCCTCAGGCGACCGGCGACAGTGATATGACTTTTTTCGATCGAGATCGAGTGATGCTGAAAATGAGTGAGTACGAAATGAATCGGTACTACACACAACAGGCGGTGGAATATGCGCGCCAGCATCCCGGTCATGTGATTCAACTGATGGGAGCCAAGCTGCTGCGTTACTGGAAACCGTGGCCCAACGCATCACAGTTTCGTTCATGGTGGATGATGGCTGCCGTCTCGGCGGTATTCCTGCCGGTGTTACTGCTGGCTGTTTACGGAATCTGGATCTCGCGCCAGCAGGGGCTGCTGTTACTGATTACGTTAGGACCGATTCTGTATTTTTCGCTGATCCACATGGTGTTTGTCAGTTCGCTCCGGTATCGCCTGCCGGCGGAATACAGTCTTTATATCCTGTCTGCCATCGGGGTGACTGCCCTGGTAGGGGACAGATTTAACAAGGGGAAAATCAAATCGTGA
- a CDS encoding tetratricopeptide repeat protein, which translates to MIMARTAEEKGQFVKAEQTYRVMLQRNPKNVTALHRMGIVSSKMGKHDMATRHLMEAVKIQPDNSKLLTDLGYALYLQNDLPAAEIALEEAIKRDGSSKRSFNNLSLVLGHQGRMDEAYQVARTVLSAEEAHANIGYICLQRGMLEDASRHYNQALEINPELDSVKEAIVQIAALQKKQMEQAEPQPEVMVAETAPAAETVEAVVTETAAAPESEFRVITDSDADVINPEMIPASEIPVAQISAVQELPIQGFEPPLNISNDDYIPSDDGAFFETVESAESVTNVRSAE; encoded by the coding sequence ATGATAATGGCAAGAACGGCCGAGGAAAAAGGTCAGTTCGTCAAAGCAGAACAGACGTATCGTGTCATGTTGCAGCGGAATCCTAAAAATGTAACCGCTTTGCATCGCATGGGCATCGTCAGCTCCAAAATGGGTAAGCACGACATGGCAACCCGTCATCTGATGGAAGCTGTTAAGATTCAGCCGGATAATTCCAAGCTGCTCACCGATCTGGGTTACGCTCTGTATTTGCAGAACGATCTGCCGGCAGCAGAAATCGCACTGGAAGAAGCGATCAAGCGTGATGGCAGTTCCAAGCGGTCATTCAATAACCTGAGCCTGGTTCTGGGGCATCAGGGGCGGATGGATGAAGCCTACCAGGTTGCCCGGACTGTTCTGAGTGCAGAAGAAGCCCATGCCAATATTGGGTACATCTGCCTGCAGCGGGGAATGCTGGAAGATGCTTCACGGCACTACAACCAGGCTTTGGAAATCAATCCTGAACTGGACTCTGTCAAAGAAGCGATCGTGCAGATCGCAGCACTGCAGAAAAAGCAGATGGAGCAGGCCGAACCACAGCCTGAGGTCATGGTGGCTGAGACAGCACCTGCAGCTGAAACTGTGGAAGCTGTCGTAACTGAAACCGCAGCAGCTCCCGAATCTGAGTTCCGGGTGATTACGGATTCCGACGCCGATGTCATCAATCCTGAGATGATCCCGGCCAGTGAAATTCCGGTCGCTCAGATTTCCGCTGTGCAGGAGTTGCCGATTCAGGGATTTGAGCCTCCGCTCAACATCAGCAATGATGATTACATTCCCTCGGACGACGGGGCTTTCTTCGAAACCGTCGAGAGTGCCGAGTCGGTAACAAACGTACGCAGTGCTGAGTAA
- a CDS encoding TadE/TadG family type IV pilus assembly protein, which produces MKQKQSRSGAVVLELILTAPAFLMIALAVVQISLVYTAIEQTAFASRYAAKIASETTSGGLTALNTGPNGPLKTGVDRILQVGGLPQGSCRVILEHNVDSFTEQTIADPDPAAANCNCDPPSTSLPVVTGVTTSESVRTTVCVRLGDNIPDFLSTFGFPTADYIVEESTTYIYEL; this is translated from the coding sequence TTGAAGCAGAAACAAAGTCGATCTGGTGCAGTCGTTCTCGAACTGATCCTGACGGCCCCCGCCTTTCTGATGATCGCACTGGCGGTAGTCCAGATTTCATTGGTTTACACGGCCATCGAGCAGACCGCTTTTGCGAGTCGTTATGCTGCGAAGATCGCTTCTGAAACGACCTCAGGCGGACTAACTGCCTTGAATACGGGACCAAACGGACCCTTAAAAACCGGCGTTGATCGGATTCTCCAGGTCGGGGGACTTCCCCAGGGAAGCTGCCGGGTGATCCTGGAGCATAATGTGGACAGCTTTACCGAGCAGACAATCGCAGACCCAGATCCCGCTGCTGCCAACTGTAATTGCGATCCTCCCTCCACAAGTCTGCCCGTGGTGACGGGGGTGACCACCAGTGAGTCCGTACGAACGACCGTTTGTGTTCGACTGGGAGATAACATTCCTGACTTTCTGTCAACATTTGGATTTCCCACTGCGGATTATATTGTCGAAGAATCCACAACCTATATCTACGAACTCTGA
- a CDS encoding M90 family metallopeptidase yields MLLTWWRNRRRRKILASPMPEHWKTFLDQHVSQLSRLSPEQRELHYQRVQIFIQEKYWEGCNGFEITEEVQLLIAGQACLLTVGFASDCFDRLATVLVYPDTYVAKETLVNSIGVMTEGTSFRLGEAWNQGPIVLSWANVLEGAEIPDDGENVVFHEFAHYYDAIDREMNGTPPLNSEEAYQHWGEVMTREYDDLVDQLRHGHSRFINPYAATNPAEFFAVCSEHFFEQPLQMQEYSPELYETMKLFYRQDPAAADRG; encoded by the coding sequence ATGTTACTGACGTGGTGGCGTAATCGTCGACGTCGCAAGATTCTGGCCTCACCGATGCCTGAGCACTGGAAAACCTTTCTGGATCAGCATGTGTCGCAGTTGTCTCGACTTTCCCCCGAACAGCGAGAGCTGCACTATCAGCGTGTGCAGATTTTTATCCAGGAGAAGTACTGGGAGGGCTGCAACGGCTTCGAGATTACTGAAGAAGTGCAGTTACTGATTGCAGGCCAGGCCTGTCTGTTGACGGTTGGTTTTGCCAGCGACTGTTTTGATCGACTGGCGACAGTGCTGGTGTACCCCGATACCTATGTCGCGAAAGAGACACTGGTGAACTCAATAGGGGTCATGACGGAAGGTACTTCTTTCCGGCTGGGGGAAGCCTGGAATCAGGGGCCGATTGTTCTGTCCTGGGCGAATGTGCTTGAAGGGGCTGAGATCCCTGATGACGGCGAAAACGTCGTCTTTCATGAATTCGCACACTACTACGATGCCATCGATCGTGAAATGAATGGCACCCCTCCCTTAAACAGTGAAGAAGCCTACCAGCACTGGGGCGAAGTGATGACGCGGGAATATGACGACCTGGTGGATCAACTCAGGCACGGACATTCCCGCTTCATAAATCCCTACGCGGCCACTAATCCGGCCGAATTTTTTGCGGTCTGCTCCGAACACTTCTTTGAGCAACCTCTCCAGATGCAAGAGTACTCACCAGAATTATATGAAACGATGAAACTCTTCTATCGACAGGATCCCGCAGCCGCCGACCGGGGTTGA
- a CDS encoding flagellar basal body P-ring protein FlgI, with the protein MRYLKFSVLSGIALFAVGMFFLSQTIQNFLGSDDSAEQVASELELEATLSEPAPFPDLNLDFPAGELPDMDSDKQADAPPAPLATAQAKAAPTEDQPPGASEANQEIFPGLNILMLTQTTREQRTRLLEELLKLDADLVQQVVQNSNSQKPAQAHISTVQQVAMTGPATTNAVSAAFAQPGQQTPPMDSAVLIQKDTPTQIIASYRGVTLKTQGKPLQSGRLHQKIQVVPQHANLLFSSTVLSQNLVALDLPAELPPPETSAATPVIKLGQMGEFQPAEIIKLTGAGLVVGLNGTGDQNIPPEAIRALKSSIAAMKINLQDIKSPLQAGNIANVSITVYIPSQGVQPGQQVECYVNANQPEVNLTGGYLLPTAVAVEGSNQKKVDALIVGPVRTDRSRNQAQGLIENGAQIRSAITPRLVTGQGIPHLKFFLNASLYDPQTARLVVQQINRFLAANMVNTSKAMLQSSGLVMISLPDANPNYAQQLATQLLNVEIPQQSPGSSDQRPEVIIDTASARIETRGTVLLQPARLQFPDLMLEISPGSRGGATRLDDLLALCQQLQLPRQQQVTLVRTLQQQAKIQANYHEQ; encoded by the coding sequence ATGCGCTATTTAAAATTCTCCGTCCTCTCAGGCATCGCACTGTTCGCAGTCGGTATGTTTTTCCTTTCACAGACCATTCAGAATTTCCTGGGTTCTGATGACTCAGCGGAACAGGTCGCCAGTGAATTGGAACTGGAAGCAACGCTCTCCGAACCAGCGCCCTTCCCTGACCTGAACCTCGATTTTCCAGCCGGCGAACTCCCCGACATGGACAGCGACAAACAGGCTGATGCCCCACCCGCGCCTCTCGCAACAGCTCAGGCGAAAGCAGCACCGACCGAGGACCAACCCCCCGGAGCCTCGGAGGCTAATCAGGAAATCTTCCCCGGACTGAATATCCTGATGCTGACCCAGACCACACGAGAACAGCGCACCCGGCTACTTGAAGAACTCTTGAAGCTCGACGCGGATCTGGTCCAGCAGGTCGTCCAGAACAGTAATTCTCAGAAACCGGCGCAGGCCCATATCAGTACTGTCCAGCAGGTCGCGATGACAGGCCCTGCCACCACCAATGCCGTCTCTGCTGCCTTTGCCCAACCGGGGCAACAGACGCCACCAATGGATTCCGCGGTACTCATTCAAAAAGACACTCCCACACAGATCATTGCCAGCTATCGTGGCGTCACTCTGAAAACCCAGGGAAAACCACTCCAGAGCGGCAGACTCCATCAGAAAATTCAGGTCGTCCCCCAGCATGCAAATCTGCTGTTCTCCTCAACCGTCTTAAGTCAAAACCTGGTTGCCCTGGATCTGCCGGCTGAACTTCCCCCGCCCGAAACCAGCGCCGCCACACCAGTAATCAAACTGGGCCAGATGGGAGAATTCCAACCAGCAGAAATCATTAAGCTCACAGGCGCCGGACTGGTGGTCGGATTGAATGGAACCGGCGATCAGAACATTCCCCCTGAAGCCATCCGGGCCTTAAAATCATCGATTGCAGCGATGAAGATTAACCTGCAGGATATTAAATCCCCCCTGCAGGCCGGCAATATCGCCAATGTCTCCATCACGGTTTACATCCCCAGCCAGGGAGTCCAGCCCGGACAACAGGTGGAATGTTATGTCAACGCGAACCAGCCGGAAGTCAATTTAACCGGTGGCTACCTGCTGCCGACAGCGGTCGCCGTAGAGGGTTCTAATCAGAAAAAGGTCGACGCGCTGATTGTCGGTCCGGTCCGTACCGATCGCAGCCGGAACCAGGCACAGGGATTAATCGAAAATGGAGCCCAGATCCGTTCTGCCATCACTCCCCGTCTGGTCACCGGACAGGGCATTCCGCATCTGAAATTCTTCCTGAACGCCTCGCTGTATGATCCCCAGACCGCTCGGCTGGTCGTGCAACAGATCAATCGCTTCCTGGCTGCCAATATGGTCAATACTTCGAAAGCCATGCTGCAGTCCTCGGGGCTCGTCATGATTTCACTGCCTGATGCGAATCCTAACTATGCTCAGCAGCTGGCAACACAGTTGTTGAATGTCGAGATCCCCCAGCAGTCCCCCGGCAGTTCTGACCAGCGGCCGGAAGTCATCATTGATACAGCATCTGCCCGTATCGAGACACGCGGTACCGTCCTCCTGCAGCCGGCACGGCTTCAGTTTCCGGACCTGATGCTGGAAATTTCTCCAGGCTCTCGAGGCGGCGCCACTCGTCTGGATGATCTGCTGGCACTCTGCCAGCAGTTACAGTTACCACGCCAGCAACAGGTGACCCTGGTGAGAACACTTCAGCAACAGGCAAAAATCCAGGCGAACTATCACGAGCAATAA
- a CDS encoding DEAD/DEAH box helicase: MKTFKEIELIAPVQRALVEENYETPTPIQAQTIPSALEGHDILGCAQTGTGKTAALALPILNHLGKNNRKAKPQRPLALVLAPTRELAIQIGDSFDAYGRHLKLRQLLIYGGVSQKNQVKGLSRGAHIVVATPGRLLDLMNQGEIHLDQLEVFVLDEADRMLDMGFLPDLKKIISQLPEKRQSLFFSATLAPKIKELAQRLLKNPVSVNVTPKQRSVKKIQQQLIYVERNGKQTLLRNILADSAVDRALVFMRTKRTANMLSKRLTQTGVQAAAIHGNKSQSARQQALEAFRNRKIQVLVATDVAARGIDIEGITHVINYDLPVEPEAYVHRIGRTGRAGAEGIAISFCSDSERGELRAIEKLIGHKVPVSKEHRAPRAQKKKGDALPEPTPRQRSKGKNRQTVEGTETASRNRFRRKKSAKSAASKLQQEPKRTKWRRLKPRASQSS, translated from the coding sequence TTGAAAACATTCAAAGAGATTGAACTGATCGCACCAGTCCAACGAGCACTGGTCGAAGAAAATTACGAGACCCCGACTCCTATCCAGGCACAAACCATCCCCTCCGCACTAGAAGGACATGATATTCTGGGATGTGCGCAGACAGGAACCGGAAAAACAGCTGCTCTGGCATTACCCATCCTCAATCACCTGGGAAAAAACAATCGCAAAGCGAAGCCACAACGTCCCCTGGCACTGGTCCTGGCCCCCACACGGGAACTGGCCATTCAGATCGGCGACAGTTTCGACGCTTATGGCAGACACCTCAAACTGCGTCAGTTGCTGATCTACGGCGGTGTCAGCCAGAAAAATCAGGTGAAAGGCCTGAGTCGTGGCGCCCACATCGTGGTTGCCACACCGGGACGCCTGCTGGACCTGATGAACCAGGGTGAAATCCATCTGGATCAGCTGGAAGTCTTTGTCCTCGACGAAGCCGATCGCATGCTCGATATGGGCTTTCTGCCGGATCTGAAAAAGATCATCAGCCAATTGCCGGAGAAACGACAGTCACTGTTCTTCTCAGCGACCCTGGCCCCCAAAATTAAGGAACTGGCCCAACGCCTCCTGAAAAACCCGGTCAGTGTAAATGTGACTCCGAAACAGAGGAGCGTCAAGAAAATCCAGCAGCAGCTGATATATGTGGAACGGAATGGAAAGCAGACCCTGCTGCGAAACATTCTGGCCGACTCTGCCGTGGATCGAGCACTGGTCTTTATGCGAACCAAGCGTACTGCCAACATGCTGTCAAAACGACTCACACAGACCGGCGTTCAAGCAGCTGCCATCCATGGGAATAAATCTCAGTCGGCACGTCAGCAGGCACTCGAGGCATTCCGCAACCGCAAAATCCAGGTGCTCGTCGCGACCGATGTCGCCGCCCGGGGAATCGATATCGAAGGTATCACTCACGTGATCAACTACGATCTCCCGGTTGAACCCGAAGCCTACGTGCATCGCATCGGCCGCACCGGACGTGCAGGGGCTGAAGGAATTGCCATCTCCTTCTGCAGCGACAGCGAACGAGGCGAACTGCGGGCCATCGAGAAACTGATCGGCCACAAAGTTCCCGTTTCCAAAGAACACCGGGCTCCTCGCGCACAGAAGAAGAAAGGCGACGCCCTGCCAGAACCGACTCCCCGACAGAGGAGCAAAGGCAAAAACAGACAGACTGTGGAGGGAACAGAAACGGCTTCGCGCAACCGCTTTCGACGCAAGAAATCAGCGAAGTCAGCAGCGAGTAAACTACAACAGGAACCTAAACGCACCAAGTGGCGTCGTCTGAAGCCACGTGCCAGTCAATCAAGCTGA